A single genomic interval of Gossypium raimondii isolate GPD5lz chromosome 11, ASM2569854v1, whole genome shotgun sequence harbors:
- the LOC105803937 gene encoding uncharacterized acetyltransferase At3g50280 has protein sequence MADVRFISSSIVQAANHSASSERIELTPWDLRFLQIGHIQKGLLFPKPKAPLQENDTENTLIHHLKTSLSHTLRYFPPLAGRLATTQHEDDTISFFIDCNNAGASFTHAVADGVTISDIIKPVYVPTIIHSFFPLNGLANFEGTRNPVLGIQVTDLADGIFIGCTINHVVVDGTSFWHFLNSWSEISKGSIHLSKPPVFQRWFPDDTDIPIRIPRSAVKLKQSNEELESILPGLKERVFHFSKENIAKLKAKANTEMGTNISSLQALLSHIWRSVIRNKRFDPNEETTYRVVVGVRPRLPELPDNYFGNAILGVLVTMKAKELLEQGTGNAAWTMNRKIATVTEESSKMFFESWTASPKFVTMITFKSNGLTTSSSPRFNMYGNDFGWGKPIAVRSGSGNKFEGKTTLFCGAEEGSIDIEVCLFPETMEALAIDEEIMDAVTL, from the coding sequence ATGGCCGACGTGCGATTCATATCCAGCAGTATAGTCCAGGCAGCAAATCACAGTGCATCGAGTGAGAGGATTGAGCTAACTCCATGGGATCTTAGGTTCCTTCAGATCGGGCATATTCAAAAGGGACTTCTTTTTCCCAAGCCTAAAGCACCTCTGCAGGAGAATGACACTGAAAACACCCTCATCCATCACTTGAAAACCTCTCTCTCGCACACTCTACGCTACTTTCCACCCCTTGCAGGTCGACTGGCAACCACCCAACATGAAGATGACaccatttccttttttattgACTGCAACAACGCTGGAGCTTCGTTTACGCATGCAGTAGCTGATGGAGTCACCATTTCTGACATCATTAAACCTGTTTATGTTCCTACTATCATTCACTCCTTTTTCCCACTGAACGGGCTCGCAAACTTTGAGGGTACTAGGAACCCGGTACTTGGAATACAAGTAACAGATCTTGCAGATGGTATATTCATTGGTTGCACCATCAATCATGTTGTGGTGGATGGGACATCATTCTGGCATTTCTTGAATTCATGGTCAGAAATTTCCAAGGGTTCGATTCACTTATCCAAGCCCCCTGTTTTTCAACGCTGGTTTCCTGATGATACAGATATCCCCATTCGCATTCCTCGATCTGCAGTCAAACTTAAACAAAGCAACGAAGAGTTGGAGTCCATTCTACCTGGTTTAAAGGAACGAGTTTTCCATTTCTCGAAAGAGAACATTGCAAAACTCAAGGCAAAAGCTAACACTGAGATGGGCACCAACATCTCTTCTCTGCAAGCTCTGTTGTCTCATATTTGGCGATCAGTTATCCGCAATAAAAGATTTGATCCTAATGAAGAGACCACTTACCGTGTTGTAGTCGGTGTTAGACCAAGATTGCCGGAACTGCCTGATAATTATTTCGGCAATGCAATATTGGGCGTGCTTGTAACTATGAAAGCAAAGGAACTATTAGAACAAGGAACCGGAAATGCGGCCTGGACAATGAACAGAAAAATCGCTACAGTGACCGAAGAAAGTTCCAAAATGTTCTTCGAGTCTTGGACAGCAAGCCCAAAATTTGTAACTATGATCACTTTCAAAAGCAATGGTCTGACCACAAGCAGTTCCCCTCGATTCAATATGTATGGTAATGATTTTGGATGGGGAAAGCCGATTGCAGTAAGATCCGGGTCAGGAAACAAATTTGAGGGAAAGACTACACTGTTTTGTGGAGCAGAAGAAGGAAGTATTGACATTGAAGTGTGCCTTTTTCCGGAGACGATGGAGGCTTTGGCAATTGATGAAGAGATCATGGATGCCGTAACTTTGTAA